A DNA window from Lagenorhynchus albirostris chromosome 5, mLagAlb1.1, whole genome shotgun sequence contains the following coding sequences:
- the SPTSSB gene encoding serine palmitoyltransferase small subunit B produces the protein MDFKRVKDYFSWLYYQYQIISCCAVLEPWERSMFNTILLTIFAMVVYTAYVFIPIHIRLAWEFFSKMCGYHSTISN, from the coding sequence ATGGATTTCAAACGTGTGAAGGACTATTTCTCCTGGCTCTACTATCAATACCAAATCATTAGCTGCTGTGCTGTCTTGGAGCCCTGGGAGCGATCCATGTTCAATACCATCTTACTAACCATTTTTGCTATGGTGGTATACACCGCCTATGTTTTTATCCCAATCCACATTCGCCTGGCTTGGGAATTTTTCTCCAAAATGTGTGGCTATCACAGTACAATTTCTAATTGA